The proteins below come from a single Biomphalaria glabrata chromosome 10, xgBioGlab47.1, whole genome shotgun sequence genomic window:
- the LOC129928774 gene encoding uncharacterized protein K02A2.6-like — translation MGLPGCQQMNLIRRVDFIEDDTLSGYADVFTGLGCMEEEYTIKVNSNIKPVVHAARKVPAALREELKNELRRMEDEGVIEKVDHPTAWVNSLVIVEKKGGGLRICLDPRDLNKAIQREHYQLPTIEEIASRLSVSQVFTVLDANSAFWQIKLDKSCTDLTTFNTPFGRYKFLRLPFGLNSSAEVFAKRFHQAFDVIQGVETYMDEILIAGRTIESMMKDLVLAFYDVSQPVKLSVDASQEGLGAVLMQNERPGAYASRSLTDCEKRYAQIEKEMLAIVFGVEHFHYYVYGRPIKVETDHKPLEAIIKKPLASTPPRLQRMLLRLIKYEILLEYKPGKEMSIPDTLSRASLPIKYPSSDDWDAQVHLIVNSLPMSDEYMNIFQQATADDAVLRLLKNNIMIGWPNKRAEIPQEIRAYSGFNEELSESNGLLFKGERIIVPKVLQKEMLQRLHQGHLGRDRCLVTAKEVFFWPGMSKQIIDMVSTCAVCNEHQKSQQKEPLLPHDTPVLPWEKIGVDNFEYLGKNYLLLVDYYSNFFEINLIPTLKASDVIIHRKSQLARHGIPREVISDNGPSFACQEFLKFSKSWGFKHITSSPRFPQSNGMAERAIQTVKQLLNKARTSGQDPYMALLQFRNAPCPDGPSPARLLMGRRLRTNLPTTEAYLRPQIPDKKENLELAGSTDDAQGKSEAESDLEIAPTDISKGIDGYMLSEEIETTKPILPAQQQKPKELFQYLARNDSTTVIQ, via the exons ATGGGTCTACCAGGCTGCCAACAAATGAATTTAATCAGAAGAGTTGACTTTATAGAGGACGATACACTCTCAGGCTACGCAGATGTATTTACTGGCTTAGGCTGCATGGAAGAGGAATATACTATAAAGGTCAATTCCAACATTAAACCTGTTGTACACGCAGCAAGGAAAGTCCCAGCGGCACTACGTGaggaattaaaaaatgaattgagaAGAATGGAAGATGAGGGTGTCATTGAAAAAGTAGATCACCCCACTGCATGGGTCAACTCACTTGTTATTGTTGAAAAGAAAGGAGGCGGATTAAGGATATGTCTAGACCCTAGAGACCTCAACAAAGCCATTCAAAGAGAACACTATCAATTACCTACTATAGAAGAAATAGCTAGTCGACTAAGTGTCAGTCAAGTGTTCACGGTATTAGATGCCAACTCTGCCTTTTGGCAAATTAAATTAGACAAGAGCTGTACAGATCTAACAACTTTTAACACACCTTTTGGTCGCTACAAGTTCCTTCGTCTACCATTTGGGCTAAACTCTTCTGCAGAAGTATTTGCAAAACGTTTCCACCAAGCTTTCGACGTTATACAAGGGGTTGAGACATACATGGACGAAATACTGATAGCAGGTAGAACAATAGAGAGCATGATGAAAGACTTAG TTTTAGCCTTTTATGATGTTTCACAGCCAGTCAAGTTGTCTGTGGATGCTTCACAGGAGGGACTTGGAGCAGTATTAATGCAGAATGAAAGGCCAGGGGCTTACGCATCAAGATCTCTTACAGACTGTGAAAAACgatatgcacaaatagaaaaagaaatgcttGCCATTGTCTTCGGAGTTGAACATTTCCATTACTATGTGTATGGACGTCCAATAAAGGTTGAAACAGATCACAAACCTTTGGAAGCGATTATCAAAAAGCCTTTGGCATCTACACCACCTAGGCTTCAGCGGATGCTTCTTCgactaataaaatatgaaatactGCTGGAATACAAGCCAGGCAAAGAAATGTCTATTCCAGACACACTGTCAAGAGCATCGCTACCAATCAAATATCCCTCAAGTGATGACTGGGATGCACAAGTTCATCTGATCGTCAATAGTTTACCCATGTCAGATGAATATATGAACATTTTTCAGCAGGCCACTGCAGATGATGCTGTTTTAAGGCTGTTAAAGAATAATATTATGATAGGCTGGCCAAACAAGAGAGCTGAAATTCCACAAGAAATTCGAGCATATTCAGGATTTAATGAAGAACTTAGTGAAAGCAatggtttactttttaaaggagAAAGAATAATAGTACCAAAAGTATTGCAAAAAGAAATGCTTCAAAGACTGCACCAAGGTCATCTTGGGCGAGATAGATGTCTTGTTACAGCTAAGGAGGTGTTCTTCTGGCCTGGAATGTCTAAGCAGATTATAGACATGGTATCAACATGTGCAGTGTGTAACGAACACCAGAAGTCCCAGCAAAAGGAGCCATTGTTACCACATGATACTCCTGTACTTCCTTGGGAAAAAATTGGAGTTGATAATTTTGAGTATCTCGGTAAAAACTATTTGCTACTTGTAGATTACTATAGTAATTTTTTTGAGATAAATCTTATCCCAACACTAAAGGCTTCAGATGTGATCATACATAGGAAATCACAATTGGCTCGACATGGTATTCCAAGGGAAGTAATTAGTGACAATGGACCCTCATTTGCTTGTCAAGAATTTCTGAAATTTTCTAAAAGCTGGGGATTTAAGCACATTACGTCTAGCCCCAGATTTCCACAATCTAATGGTATGGCAGAACGGGCCATACAAACAGTGAAACAGCTTCTAAATAAAGCTAGAACGTCGGGTCAAGACCCGTATATGGCCCTCTTGCAATTTCGAAATGCTCCATGCCCTGATGGACCTTCACCTGCACGGCTGCTCATGGGCCGCCGTCTGAGGACAAATCTTCCGACAACGGAGGCCTATCTCAGACCTCAAATcccagacaaaaaagaaaat CTTGAACTAGCAGGAAGCACAGATGATGCTCAAGGAAAAAGTGAGGCTGAAT CCGACCTGGAGATTGCTCCAACAGACATCTCAAAAGGCATAGATGGATATATGCTTTCTGAAGAAATTGAGACAACCAAGCCAATACTGCCAGCTCAGCAACAAAAACCAAAGGAACTGTTTCAATATCTTGCTAGAAATGATAGTACTACCGTAATTCAATAA
- the LOC129928775 gene encoding uncharacterized protein LOC129928775, translated as MLPLKDMFFFQRSQHEGESFDNFVTDIKLKAKTCEFDLLKDSLIKDRIVGGIRNENTRARLLREPDLDLNKAENICRAAEATEWQLKLMNEESGVQVVNSATNNFKRTKGNVSCSYCGKEHKPRQGPAYGETCHKCHKKGHYSSLCRSKPVSIVKSEGRDDSVEETFFIGSIGSHSLSNEWNSLITVENKQVTFTLDTGAQVNILPYRIFKQLKR; from the coding sequence ATGTTACCATTgaaagacatgttttttttccagCGTTCTCAACATGAAGGAGAGTCATTTGACAACTTTGTCACTGACATCAAACTCAAGGcaaagacatgtgagtttgatttgCTTAAAGATTCCCTAATAAAGGATAGGATAGTTGGTGGCATAAGGAATGAGAACACCCGAGCAAGACTTTTGAGAGAACCAGATCTAGACCTTAACAAGGCAGAAAATATATGTCGGGCAGCTGAGGCAACTGAATGGCAGCTTAAGCTCATGAATGAAGAAAGTGGGGTACAAGTTGTGAATTCAGCTACCAATaactttaaaagaacaaaaggaaatgtgAGTTGTAGCTATTGTGGCAAGGAACACAAACCACGTCAGGGCCCAGCTTATGGGGAAACCTGTcacaaatgtcataaaaaagGTCATTATTCGTCATTGTGCAGATCAAAGCCTGTAAGTATAGTGAAGTCAGAAGGTCGAGATGACTCCGTTGAGGAAACATTTTTCATCGGCAGTATTGGCTCCCATAGTCTAAGCAACGAATGGAACTCACTCATTACTgttgaaaacaaacaagtcacattCACGTTGGATACTGGAGCACAAGTCAATATTCTCCCATACAGAATCTTCAAGCAATTAAAAAGATAG